A single genomic interval of Ktedonobacterales bacterium harbors:
- a CDS encoding MerR family transcriptional regulator: MTTSIGQAAKIVGISETQLRYWEEKSDALLSPTRSRSEAGGTIRRGQRLYSVNDLRRLILIKELLAQSFSLTTIAQFMQGADQLFGNDAGLASSEAQEQDLSIFDRIRRAEHALFWRFFVPRAVYLSACLLFEGQPSGDTGLFLPIRMPETTLEPLEIVAPQELSALGKTLLGWRQRDYPFYTFVYNYGITPSSPERYRLIVLDELAPGNLVTNAYIVTEHRFASLTRKTRPAALRTAQRLLSLLQMRASAWCPFLEKGTDYMVYHSPSFTNPTLGDPSLTGIAEEVVNLGGLRAGSAEPRWRFACFLVPKDPSAPLHQRSLIVRAQSEKSPHKTGITTTLLAGPQTSLTQRAYQSGHIIYRSNITSEDKAIASRDVEGPIRSAIAVPIAGADGQPAAVLYVASDDPHAFSEEDQLLLRTIERMAGELIVTYDARSLFTENLKEVVEKPGIVDVFFKEFASENDFMSKLETLLASVAIAEQPFFEALSFIAIDLDNHTTINDQYGDWASRDLVRAVGQRIQGQTRALSKKPEDIHLYRIFGDRFYLMLQGISRQKAIELAEELRRSLKLPYQVNVSRSSNEQPIPPSTMLNLKTVTARLGVTSYHFQTLKSLLEQDTEVSNVRAKMTSALDEALDLGKGQEGDKVIAWDPQAGLVPWPQL; encoded by the coding sequence GTGACGACCAGCATTGGACAGGCAGCAAAGATTGTCGGCATCAGTGAGACCCAGCTTCGCTATTGGGAGGAAAAGAGCGACGCCTTGCTTTCGCCTACGCGTTCCCGCTCAGAAGCTGGCGGAACAATACGTCGCGGGCAACGGCTGTATAGCGTCAACGATCTGAGACGACTGATTCTCATTAAGGAATTACTTGCCCAATCCTTTTCCTTGACCACTATCGCCCAGTTCATGCAAGGGGCAGACCAGCTTTTTGGAAACGATGCTGGGTTGGCGAGTTCAGAGGCGCAAGAGCAAGACCTGAGCATTTTTGATCGGATCCGCCGGGCGGAACATGCCCTCTTCTGGCGCTTTTTTGTCCCCAGGGCAGTGTACCTGTCCGCTTGCCTACTTTTTGAGGGGCAGCCGAGTGGAGATACGGGGCTGTTTCTGCCCATTCGCATGCCCGAAACCACGTTAGAACCTCTTGAGATTGTGGCTCCGCAGGAACTCTCAGCATTGGGAAAAACCTTGCTTGGCTGGCGCCAGCGAGACTATCCCTTCTATACCTTTGTCTATAATTATGGCATCACCCCCAGTTCTCCTGAACGATACCGGCTCATTGTTCTGGATGAACTGGCCCCTGGAAATCTTGTTACCAATGCCTATATTGTGACCGAACACCGCTTTGCCTCCCTGACGAGAAAAACACGCCCGGCAGCTTTAAGAACGGCTCAACGTTTATTAAGTCTTTTGCAAATGCGCGCTTCGGCCTGGTGCCCTTTCTTAGAAAAAGGCACGGATTATATGGTCTATCATTCGCCCAGTTTTACCAACCCGACACTCGGTGATCCTTCCTTAACGGGAATAGCTGAAGAGGTAGTCAACCTGGGAGGTCTAAGAGCAGGCTCAGCGGAGCCACGCTGGCGGTTCGCTTGCTTCCTGGTTCCAAAAGACCCCTCTGCTCCGCTGCACCAGAGAAGCTTGATTGTCAGGGCGCAGAGCGAAAAGTCGCCCCACAAAACAGGGATAACGACTACACTCCTTGCCGGTCCACAAACCAGCCTGACTCAACGCGCCTATCAAAGCGGTCATATTATCTATCGGTCAAATATTACTTCGGAGGATAAGGCTATCGCCAGCCGCGATGTTGAGGGGCCGATACGCTCGGCTATTGCCGTTCCCATTGCCGGGGCGGATGGGCAGCCAGCCGCGGTGTTATATGTGGCCTCCGATGATCCCCATGCTTTTAGCGAAGAGGATCAACTGCTCTTGAGGACTATCGAGCGGATGGCTGGGGAACTCATTGTCACCTATGATGCCCGTTCCTTGTTTACCGAGAATCTGAAAGAGGTGGTTGAGAAGCCTGGGATCGTGGATGTCTTTTTTAAAGAATTTGCCTCAGAAAATGACTTTATGAGCAAGCTGGAGACGCTCCTCGCAAGCGTAGCAATTGCCGAGCAGCCCTTTTTTGAGGCGCTCTCTTTTATCGCTATCGATCTCGATAACCATACTACCATTAATGATCAATATGGGGACTGGGCGTCAAGGGACCTTGTTCGGGCTGTAGGGCAGCGTATTCAGGGACAAACTCGCGCGTTATCGAAAAAACCTGAAGACATTCACTTGTATCGTATCTTCGGGGATCGCTTCTATTTAATGCTGCAAGGCATTTCGCGGCAAAAAGCGATAGAGCTTGCTGAAGAACTGCGCCGCAGCCTGAAACTGCCTTATCAGGTGAACGTCTCGCGCTCATCGAATGAGCAGCCCATACCACCGAGCACAATGCTCAATCTCAAGACGGTGACAGCGCGCCTGGGGGTGACGAGCTACCATTTTCAGACCCTCAAGAGCTTGTTGGAGCAAGACACCGAAGTGTCGAACGTGAGGGCTAAAATGACGAGCGCACTGGATGAAGCCCTTGATCTGGGGAAAGGCCAGGAGGGCGATAAAGTCATCGCCTGGGATCCTCAAGCAGGGTTGGTTCCCTGGCCCCAACTGTAA